The following coding sequences lie in one Planctomycetia bacterium genomic window:
- the dnaE2 gene encoding error-prone DNA polymerase, with the protein MNATRSAGPRYAELHCMSNFSFLEGASHPEELVQRAGELGYEALAITDRASLAGIVRAHGAARDTGIKLIVGTHLEPCDAAPLVVWAADRTGYANLCRLLTRGYGRGRENGACVLTYDDVVRHSAGLLAGVPLAALPGSDGRDERLRAEAIEALQHWRSAFDGRIWALAEVALEGDDADRLRSFGHVARLAGVPVAAAGDVRYHERSRLPLHDVLAAVRHGGTVDAIRGRLLANGERHLHERWRIAARFAALPGSLEQAVEIAGRCTFTLDELRYDYPAASVPPGRTPREHLAELAWNGARRRYVEGIPDKVCELLIHELALIAELGYEAYFLTVHDIVRFARSRGILCQGRGSAANSAVCYCLGITAVDPARMNVLFERFVSRERREAPDIDIDFEHQRREEVLQYIYDTYGRDRAAMTAEVIRYRLRSAVRDVGKAVGLTLDRVAAIAQVLDPGDGVEDLPRRLVEAGLDPAAATCARLEALVGQLVGFPRHLGQHVGGMIMTRGDLCDLVPIQPAAMDGRTIVQWNKDDLDELGILKVDCLALGMLTAIHRAFDLVVAAGGPRLMLDTVPAEDPAVYEMISRADTVGVFQIESRAQMSMLPRLRPQCFYDLVIEVAIVRPGPIQGDMVHPYLRRRCGEEQPTYPNDAIRAVLEKTLGVPLFQEQAMRLAVVAAGFTPGEADQLRRAMGAWRRPGVIDEFHRRLVDGMLANGLSREFAEQVFNQIRGFGEYGFPESHAASFALLVYVSAWLKCHHPAAFTAALLGSQPMGFYAPAQLVRDARAHGVTVLPVDVNASCWQATLEVGSSPAGERREPAIRLGLEQVHGLGPGPALRIEEARRQGPFRLPRDLALRAGLDRETLLHIARAGALGSLGLNRRRAVWEALQCLDRPDRRPLLDGLADPDIDVEDDENDGAEDDFLPATTAREEVIDDYRTGGLSLAAHPLQFDRDWLAVRGAITTAAVAVAPEGRRVQVAGIVLTRQRPATAKGLMFMTIEDETGAANVLVRPDVWERTAPAARRAAVLVVHGRVQRRGAVIHVVATRLEPCVPLPAERRSSVADSRSLPAELPRMSRDFH; encoded by the coding sequence ATGAATGCGACTCGATCGGCTGGACCGCGGTATGCGGAATTGCACTGCATGAGCAACTTCTCCTTTCTCGAGGGGGCCTCGCATCCCGAGGAGCTCGTGCAACGGGCCGGGGAACTTGGCTACGAGGCCCTGGCGATCACCGACCGGGCCTCGCTCGCCGGCATCGTGCGTGCCCACGGAGCCGCCCGGGACACCGGGATCAAGCTGATCGTCGGCACGCACCTGGAGCCGTGCGATGCTGCACCGCTGGTCGTCTGGGCGGCCGATCGCACGGGGTACGCGAACCTCTGCCGGCTGCTCACCCGCGGCTACGGTCGCGGTCGGGAGAACGGGGCGTGCGTGCTCACCTACGACGACGTGGTTCGGCATTCCGCCGGCCTGCTGGCGGGCGTGCCGCTGGCGGCGCTGCCCGGAAGCGACGGCCGCGACGAGCGGCTGCGTGCCGAGGCGATCGAGGCCCTGCAGCACTGGCGCAGCGCGTTCGACGGCCGGATCTGGGCGCTGGCCGAGGTGGCGCTCGAGGGGGACGATGCGGACCGCCTCCGGTCGTTCGGCCACGTGGCCCGGCTGGCGGGCGTGCCGGTCGCCGCGGCTGGCGACGTGCGCTACCACGAGCGGTCGCGGCTCCCGCTCCACGACGTGCTCGCGGCCGTGCGGCACGGCGGCACGGTCGACGCGATTCGCGGCCGGCTGCTCGCCAACGGCGAGCGCCATCTCCACGAGCGCTGGCGGATCGCTGCGCGGTTCGCCGCGCTGCCCGGCAGCCTCGAGCAGGCGGTCGAGATCGCCGGCCGCTGCACGTTCACGCTCGACGAGCTGCGGTACGACTACCCCGCGGCGAGCGTGCCGCCGGGCCGCACGCCCCGCGAGCACCTTGCCGAACTGGCCTGGAACGGCGCCCGGCGCCGGTATGTGGAAGGCATTCCCGACAAGGTGTGCGAGCTCCTCATCCACGAACTGGCGCTGATCGCAGAACTCGGCTACGAGGCCTACTTCCTCACCGTGCACGACATCGTCCGGTTCGCCCGCAGCCGCGGCATCCTCTGCCAGGGCCGCGGCTCGGCCGCCAATTCGGCCGTCTGTTACTGCCTCGGGATCACGGCGGTCGATCCGGCGCGGATGAACGTGCTCTTCGAGCGGTTCGTGAGCCGGGAGCGGCGCGAGGCTCCCGATATCGACATCGATTTCGAGCATCAGCGCCGCGAGGAGGTGCTGCAGTACATCTACGACACCTACGGCCGCGATCGGGCGGCGATGACGGCCGAGGTGATCCGCTACCGGCTCCGGTCGGCCGTGCGCGACGTCGGCAAGGCGGTCGGACTGACGCTCGATCGCGTCGCTGCGATCGCGCAGGTCCTCGACCCCGGCGACGGCGTCGAGGACCTGCCGCGGCGGCTCGTCGAGGCCGGCCTCGATCCTGCCGCGGCCACCTGCGCGCGGCTCGAGGCGCTCGTCGGCCAGCTCGTCGGCTTTCCCCGGCACCTCGGCCAGCACGTCGGCGGCATGATCATGACACGGGGGGATCTCTGCGATCTCGTGCCGATCCAGCCGGCGGCGATGGACGGCCGGACGATCGTGCAGTGGAACAAGGACGACCTCGACGAACTCGGCATCCTCAAGGTCGACTGCCTGGCGCTCGGCATGCTGACGGCGATCCACCGGGCCTTCGACCTGGTGGTGGCGGCGGGGGGGCCGCGGCTCATGCTCGACACGGTGCCCGCCGAGGATCCGGCCGTCTACGAGATGATCTCCCGGGCAGACACCGTGGGCGTGTTCCAGATCGAGAGCCGGGCCCAGATGAGCATGCTGCCCCGGCTCCGGCCGCAGTGCTTCTACGACCTCGTCATCGAGGTGGCGATCGTCCGCCCCGGGCCGATCCAGGGGGACATGGTCCATCCCTACCTGCGCCGGCGTTGCGGTGAGGAGCAGCCGACGTATCCCAACGACGCGATCCGCGCGGTGCTGGAGAAGACGCTCGGTGTGCCCCTCTTCCAGGAGCAGGCGATGCGACTGGCCGTGGTGGCGGCCGGCTTCACGCCCGGCGAGGCGGACCAGTTGCGGCGGGCGATGGGGGCCTGGCGCCGGCCCGGCGTCATCGACGAGTTCCACCGCCGGCTGGTCGACGGCATGCTCGCCAACGGCCTGTCCCGCGAGTTCGCCGAGCAGGTCTTCAACCAGATCCGCGGCTTCGGCGAGTACGGCTTTCCCGAGTCGCATGCCGCGAGTTTCGCCCTCCTGGTCTATGTCTCTGCGTGGCTCAAGTGCCACCATCCGGCGGCGTTCACGGCGGCGTTGCTCGGCAGCCAGCCGATGGGTTTTTACGCGCCGGCGCAGCTCGTTCGCGACGCCCGGGCACACGGCGTGACGGTGCTGCCGGTGGACGTGAACGCCAGCTGCTGGCAGGCGACGCTGGAGGTCGGCTCCTCCCCGGCCGGCGAACGTCGCGAGCCGGCGATCCGCCTCGGTCTGGAGCAGGTGCATGGGCTGGGGCCGGGGCCGGCGCTGCGGATCGAGGAGGCCCGGCGACAGGGGCCGTTTCGCCTGCCGCGCGACCTGGCACTTCGGGCCGGACTCGACCGCGAGACGCTCCTGCACATCGCCCGCGCCGGGGCCCTCGGCTCGCTGGGGTTGAACCGGCGCCGGGCGGTCTGGGAGGCACTACAGTGCCTCGATCGGCCCGACCGCCGGCCGCTCCTCGATGGTCTCGCCGACCCGGACATCGATGTCGAGGACGATGAGAATGACGGCGCGGAGGATGATTTCCTGCCGGCGACGACCGCGCGCGAGGAGGTGATCGACGACTATCGCACGGGCGGGCTGTCGCTGGCGGCCCATCCGCTCCAGTTCGACCGCGACTGGCTCGCCGTCCGCGGCGCGATCACGACCGCCGCTGTGGCCGTGGCCCCGGAGGGGCGGCGGGTGCAGGTGGCGGGGATCGTGCTGACGCGGCAGCGGCCGGCGACGGCGAAGGGGCTGATGTTCATGACGATCGAGGACGAGACGGGGGCGGCCAACGTCCTCGTCCGGCCCGATGTCTGGGAGCGGACGGCCCCCGCGGCGCGGCGGGCCGCGGTGCTCGTCGTGCATGGCAGGGTGCAGCGGCGCGGCGCCGTGATCCACGTCGTGGCGACCAGGCTCGAACCCTGTGTGCCTCTCCCTGCGGAGCGTCGCTCGAGCGTGGCTGATTCCCGGTCGCTGCCCGCCGAGCTGCCGCGGATGAGTCGCGATTTTCACTGA
- the purC gene encoding phosphoribosylaminoimidazole-succinocarboxamide synthase, with the protein MSQSSTAPLITTDLPLGTPMRGKVRDCYRFASERFGDALLIVSTDRVSAFDWILPTPIPDKGRVLTTISVAWFDLLARGPRPVAHHLLTADVDEMGLPSEVNREPLRGRTMLVRRAEVIPFECVVRGWLAGSGLAEYRAGGTVCGVPLPAGLGPGDRLPEPIFTPATKAATGHDENVSFETMTARIGLDLATELRAQSLDVYARGAAHAAPRGIVVADTKFEWGRAADGSLLLVDEVLTPDSSRFWPAAAAGHGSVPESFDKQFIRDWLETSGWDKASPPPALPADVVARTRDKYLEACRLLTGRLPDGVAAAKAGSKSGLGAGRTAN; encoded by the coding sequence ATGAGCCAGTCTTCGACCGCACCTTTGATCACGACCGACCTGCCTCTCGGTACGCCGATGCGGGGCAAGGTCCGCGACTGCTACCGGTTCGCGAGTGAGCGGTTCGGCGACGCGCTGTTGATCGTGAGCACCGACCGGGTGAGCGCCTTCGATTGGATCCTGCCGACGCCGATCCCCGACAAGGGCCGCGTCCTGACGACGATTTCCGTCGCCTGGTTCGACCTCCTTGCCCGCGGGCCGCGGCCGGTCGCGCATCACCTGCTCACGGCCGACGTGGATGAGATGGGCCTGCCCTCGGAGGTGAACCGCGAGCCGCTGCGCGGCCGGACGATGCTCGTCCGGCGGGCCGAGGTGATCCCCTTCGAGTGCGTGGTCCGCGGCTGGCTGGCCGGCTCGGGGCTTGCCGAGTACCGCGCCGGCGGCACCGTCTGCGGCGTGCCGCTGCCTGCCGGCCTCGGTCCCGGCGACCGGCTGCCGGAACCGATCTTCACGCCCGCCACCAAGGCCGCCACCGGGCACGACGAGAACGTGTCCTTCGAGACGATGACCGCGCGGATCGGCCTCGACCTGGCGACGGAACTGCGGGCGCAGAGCCTCGACGTCTATGCCCGCGGTGCCGCCCACGCCGCCCCCCGCGGCATCGTCGTCGCTGACACGAAGTTCGAGTGGGGCCGGGCCGCGGACGGCAGCCTGCTGCTCGTTGACGAGGTGCTCACGCCCGACAGTTCCCGGTTTTGGCCGGCGGCGGCGGCCGGTCATGGCAGCGTGCCCGAGTCGTTCGACAAGCAGTTCATCCGCGACTGGCTGGAGACGTCCGGCTGGGACAAGGCGAGCCCGCCGCCGGCCTTGCCGGCCGACGTCGTGGCCCGAACCCGCGACAAGTACCTCGAGGCCTGCCGCCTGCTCACGGGCCGCCTGCCGGACGGTGTCGCCGCGGCAAAAGCGGGCTCCAAAAGCGGGCTAGGGGCCGGTCGGACGGCGAACTAG
- the aroC gene encoding chorismate synthase gives MLRYWTAGESHGPALVALVDGFPAGLAVDTAAIDAELHRRQGGYGRGGRQRIETDSVTFLSGLWKGVTLGSPLALEVVNRDAKLERLEDVDRPRPGHADLAGAIKHMGGVRAVLERASARETAARVAAGALARQLLAAFGIEVVGWVAELGGIPLGSRAAPAAELRAIRDTSAVYSLHPDRDAEVTELIDRVGKEGDTLGGVVEVRVDGLPIGLGTHAQWDRKLDGRLAQAVMAVQAIKGVEIGLGFEAARRRGSEVHDPIHFDPATRQGPQLGFARPTNNAGGLEAGMTNGQPLVIRAAMKPISTLRKPLASVNLRTKEAEEAAYERSDVCAVSAASVIVENVVAFEVAAAVVDKFGADSVEEMLARWNLYHDMARRR, from the coding sequence ATGCTCCGCTACTGGACCGCAGGCGAATCGCATGGCCCGGCACTCGTCGCCCTCGTGGACGGGTTTCCCGCCGGCCTGGCCGTCGACACGGCGGCCATCGACGCCGAACTCCACCGCCGGCAGGGAGGCTACGGCCGCGGTGGCCGGCAGCGGATCGAGACCGATTCGGTGACGTTCCTCTCCGGCCTCTGGAAGGGCGTGACCCTGGGCAGCCCGCTGGCCCTCGAGGTCGTCAACCGGGACGCCAAGCTCGAGCGGCTCGAGGACGTCGACCGGCCGCGGCCCGGGCATGCCGACCTCGCCGGCGCCATCAAGCACATGGGCGGGGTTCGCGCGGTGCTGGAGCGGGCCAGCGCCCGCGAGACGGCCGCCCGCGTCGCCGCCGGGGCACTGGCCAGACAACTCCTCGCGGCCTTCGGCATCGAGGTGGTCGGCTGGGTCGCGGAGCTCGGCGGCATCCCGCTCGGCAGCCGCGCGGCGCCGGCGGCGGAGCTCCGCGCGATCCGCGACACGAGCGCCGTGTATTCGCTGCACCCCGACCGTGACGCGGAAGTCACCGAGTTGATCGACCGCGTCGGCAAGGAAGGGGACACGCTCGGCGGCGTCGTCGAGGTCCGCGTCGACGGCCTGCCGATCGGTCTCGGCACCCACGCCCAGTGGGATCGCAAGCTCGACGGCCGGCTGGCCCAGGCCGTGATGGCCGTGCAGGCGATCAAGGGCGTCGAGATCGGCCTCGGCTTCGAGGCCGCCCGGCGCCGCGGATCGGAGGTTCACGACCCGATCCACTTCGACCCGGCGACACGGCAGGGGCCGCAGCTCGGCTTCGCGCGTCCGACGAACAATGCCGGCGGCCTCGAGGCGGGCATGACCAACGGTCAGCCGCTGGTCATCCGCGCGGCGATGAAGCCGATCAGCACGCTGCGGAAGCCGCTCGCCTCGGTCAACCTCCGGACCAAGGAGGCCGAGGAGGCCGCCTACGAACGCAGCGACGTCTGCGCCGTCAGCGCCGCGAGCGTCATCGTCGAAAACGTGGTCGCCTTCGAGGTCGCGGCCGCGGTCGTCGACAAGTTCGGCGCGGACAGCGTCGAGGAAATGCTGGCCCGCTGGAACCTGTATCACGACATGGCGCGACGCCGCTGA
- the rpsO gene encoding 30S ribosomal protein S15 encodes MTLTKERKQELIGAHRRGTADTGSAEIQIALLTGRITDLTDHFKKHSKDFASRRGLLMMVSRRRRLLDYLKRVAPQRYLDIIKRLDIRK; translated from the coding sequence ATGACGCTTACAAAAGAACGCAAGCAGGAATTGATCGGTGCCCATCGGCGAGGGACCGCCGACACCGGTTCGGCGGAGATCCAGATCGCCCTTCTGACGGGCCGGATCACCGACCTGACGGATCACTTCAAGAAGCACTCGAAGGACTTCGCCAGCCGGCGGGGCCTGCTCATGATGGTGAGCCGACGTCGCAGGCTTCTCGATTATCTGAAGCGCGTCGCGCCGCAGCGGTATCTCGACATCATCAAGCGGCTCGACATCCGCAAGTAA
- the pnp gene encoding polyribonucleotide nucleotidyltransferase, with product MKHRVERQIGDQTLAIETGFLAKQAAGSVLVSYGETVVLVATATGAPRPGIDFFPLTCDYRERVAAAGKFPGGFLKREGRPTLKETLTSRLMDRPIRPLFPEGFFDEVQVQANVLSSDRQNDPDVLAMIGASAALCISPLPFRGPLGSVRLAQIDGRFVPFPTLDQLEESDLDLVVSGSPTAVLMIEGFAREMPEDRMLQALDEAHRVIRVICEMQEELIRKAGKPKKEYVLADYSALRDRLTSGYLGELKGAKAIAVKQERGQAVKALRERAKAAVAPTEPAFGFQPGAAGGVSDADFAHVWHALEERAVRELILEGKRPDGRDYRTLRPILCEVDVLPRVHGSAVFQRGETQALVTITLGTGRDEQRVDGLIDEYSKKFMLDYYFPSFSVGEVRPIRGPGRRELGHGALAERSVKPVLPDPDVFPYTIRVISDILESNGSSSMASVCGATLGLMAAGVPITHPVAGISVGLVKQSDQHWVLLTDIIGDEDHYGDMDFKIAGSQNGITGIQLDLKIDGISPAIIEATLRQSREARLDILRTMLSAIRRPRPEISVWAPRLLRTRINPEKIGLLIGPGGKTIRAIQESTGASIEVEDDGTVTVASHDAEGAMAAMAQVEALTASIQVGRIYEGRVTSIKDFGAFVELVPGKDGLCHVSELSDDFVKSVADVCRVGDTMRVKVIAVDDQDRVKLSRKAVLREAAAGGTPAE from the coding sequence GTGAAGCATCGCGTTGAACGCCAGATCGGCGACCAGACTCTCGCAATCGAAACCGGATTCCTCGCCAAGCAGGCGGCGGGCAGCGTGCTCGTCTCCTACGGGGAGACCGTCGTCCTCGTGGCCACCGCCACCGGCGCCCCCCGGCCGGGCATCGACTTCTTCCCCCTGACCTGCGACTACCGCGAGCGCGTCGCCGCCGCGGGCAAGTTTCCCGGCGGGTTCCTCAAGCGCGAGGGTCGGCCGACGCTCAAGGAGACGCTCACCAGCCGGCTCATGGATCGGCCCATCCGGCCGCTGTTCCCCGAGGGCTTCTTCGACGAGGTCCAGGTCCAGGCCAACGTCCTCTCCAGCGACCGGCAAAACGACCCCGACGTGCTGGCCATGATCGGCGCGTCGGCGGCCCTGTGCATCTCCCCGCTCCCGTTCCGCGGCCCGCTGGGCAGCGTCCGGCTGGCGCAGATCGACGGCCGGTTCGTCCCCTTCCCCACGCTCGACCAGTTGGAAGAGAGCGACCTCGACCTCGTGGTCTCGGGCAGCCCCACGGCCGTCCTGATGATCGAGGGCTTCGCTCGCGAGATGCCCGAGGACCGGATGCTGCAGGCCCTCGACGAGGCCCACCGCGTCATCCGCGTCATCTGCGAGATGCAGGAGGAGTTGATCCGCAAGGCTGGGAAGCCGAAGAAGGAGTACGTGCTCGCCGACTACTCAGCGCTGCGCGACCGGCTCACGTCCGGTTACCTGGGCGAGCTCAAAGGGGCCAAGGCGATCGCCGTCAAGCAGGAACGCGGCCAGGCAGTCAAGGCGCTTCGCGAGCGGGCCAAGGCCGCGGTCGCGCCGACCGAGCCGGCCTTCGGATTCCAGCCCGGGGCGGCGGGCGGCGTCAGCGATGCCGACTTCGCCCATGTCTGGCATGCTCTCGAGGAGCGTGCGGTCCGGGAGCTGATCCTGGAGGGAAAGCGTCCCGACGGCCGCGACTACCGGACGCTGCGGCCGATCCTCTGCGAGGTCGACGTGCTCCCGCGGGTGCACGGGTCGGCGGTCTTCCAGCGCGGCGAGACCCAGGCCCTGGTCACGATCACGCTCGGCACCGGCAGGGACGAGCAGCGGGTCGACGGCCTGATCGACGAGTATTCGAAGAAGTTCATGCTCGACTACTACTTCCCGTCGTTCTCGGTGGGGGAGGTGCGGCCGATCCGCGGCCCCGGCCGGCGCGAGCTCGGCCACGGCGCCCTCGCGGAGCGCAGCGTGAAACCCGTGCTCCCCGATCCCGATGTCTTCCCCTACACGATCCGCGTGATCTCCGACATCCTCGAGTCGAACGGCTCGAGCTCGATGGCGTCGGTCTGCGGGGCGACCCTCGGTCTGATGGCCGCCGGCGTGCCGATCACCCATCCGGTGGCGGGCATCTCCGTGGGGCTCGTGAAGCAGTCGGACCAGCATTGGGTGCTTCTCACCGACATCATCGGTGACGAGGACCACTACGGCGACATGGACTTCAAGATCGCGGGCTCGCAAAACGGCATCACGGGCATCCAGCTCGACCTGAAGATCGACGGCATCTCGCCGGCGATCATCGAGGCGACGCTGCGGCAGTCGCGCGAGGCGCGGCTGGACATCCTGCGGACGATGCTCTCGGCGATCCGCCGGCCGCGTCCGGAGATTTCCGTGTGGGCGCCGCGGCTGCTGCGGACCCGGATCAATCCCGAGAAGATCGGCCTGCTCATCGGGCCCGGTGGCAAGACGATCCGCGCTATCCAGGAGTCGACCGGCGCCAGCATCGAGGTCGAGGACGACGGCACCGTCACGGTGGCGAGCCACGACGCCGAGGGGGCGATGGCCGCCATGGCGCAGGTCGAGGCGCTGACGGCCTCGATTCAGGTCGGCCGGATCTACGAGGGGCGGGTGACGAGCATCAAGGACTTCGGCGCCTTCGTCGAGCTCGTTCCGGGCAAGGACGGCCTGTGCCACGTCAGCGAGCTCTCCGACGACTTCGTCAAGAGCGTGGCGGACGTGTGTCGCGTGGGTGACACGATGCGGGTCAAGGTGATCGCCGTCGATGACCAGGACCGCGTCAAGCTCAGCCGCAAGGCCGTGCTCCGCGAGGCCGCCGCCGGCGGCACGCCCGCAGAGTGA
- a CDS encoding two-component sensor histidine kinase, whose protein sequence is MSSADDAARRAETYAEFAALVGGLAHEIRNPLSTIRLNMELLAEDFESTDPASPTKHRDRRARAKIDLVRQECDRLQKLLGDFLDFARQESLALEPGSLNVEIEQLLDFFAPQARDAGVEVVRYLDPELATVRLDRETFRSAVLNLLLNAVQAMEAGGQLVVRTRPAGLGVVLELIDTGPGMDAETLAKVFQAFYTTKQGGSGLGLPTARKIIEAHRGTIDVESAPGRGTKVAIWLPAPPRLPTTGSA, encoded by the coding sequence ATGTCGTCCGCCGATGACGCGGCCCGGCGTGCCGAAACGTATGCGGAATTCGCGGCTCTCGTGGGCGGCCTCGCCCACGAGATCCGCAATCCGCTGTCCACGATCCGGCTCAACATGGAGCTCCTCGCGGAGGATTTCGAGAGCACAGACCCGGCGTCGCCGACGAAGCACCGTGATCGCCGGGCCAGAGCCAAGATCGACCTCGTGCGGCAGGAGTGCGACCGGCTCCAGAAACTGCTCGGCGACTTCCTCGACTTCGCCCGACAGGAGTCGCTGGCGCTCGAGCCGGGCAGCCTGAACGTCGAGATCGAGCAGCTGCTCGACTTCTTCGCGCCTCAGGCCCGCGACGCCGGCGTCGAGGTCGTCCGCTACCTCGATCCGGAACTGGCCACCGTGCGGCTCGACCGGGAGACGTTCCGTTCGGCCGTCCTCAACCTGCTCCTCAACGCTGTCCAGGCGATGGAGGCGGGCGGCCAGCTCGTGGTGCGGACGAGGCCGGCGGGGCTCGGCGTCGTCCTCGAACTGATCGACACCGGCCCGGGCATGGATGCCGAGACCCTGGCCAAGGTCTTCCAGGCCTTCTACACGACGAAGCAGGGGGGCTCGGGCCTCGGGCTGCCCACGGCCCGGAAGATCATCGAGGCCCACCGGGGGACGATCGACGTCGAGAGTGCCCCCGGCCGGGGCACGAAGGTGGCGATTTGGCTCCCCGCCCCGCCGCGGTTGCCGACGACCGGCAGCGCCTGA
- a CDS encoding sigma-54-dependent Fis family transcriptional regulator: MRILVVDNDVVHARTMAEALGKLAADVAVAGSGAEGARRIEQAVYDVVVTDLMMNDIGGLEILSRAKKASAETEVIVVTGHGTIPSAVLAMQQGAFTYLQKPLDLGHLRAAVEKASEGVRLRRQNLELQRRLDEKFGFEGVIGSSPQMLALVERLKRIAPTDATVLIQGETGTGKELVAQAIHQNSPRKNKPFVALNCAALSENILESELFGHVRGAFTDASSDRIGKFEFANGGTLFLDEVGDMPLATQIKLLRVLESGEITRVGSNTPLRVNVRIVSATNRNLEEAITAGSFRSDLYHRLKVVTIAIPTLRARTGDIPLLIEHFVKQFARRHGKTIKGMSLAARVRLGAFPWPGNVRQLRNVVESMVVVDIDETLDVDDLPLELGPDQAGGGAGEAVDAAAAMAGFVGRPLNDIERHFIAETLKFTGGNREQAAEFLGIGERTLYRKIKEYGLS, from the coding sequence TTGCGCATCCTCGTGGTCGACAACGACGTCGTGCATGCCCGCACCATGGCCGAGGCGCTGGGCAAGCTCGCCGCCGACGTCGCGGTGGCCGGCAGCGGTGCCGAGGGGGCCCGGCGGATCGAGCAGGCCGTCTACGACGTCGTCGTCACCGACCTGATGATGAACGACATCGGCGGTCTGGAGATTCTCTCCCGGGCCAAGAAAGCCTCGGCCGAGACCGAGGTGATCGTCGTCACCGGCCATGGCACGATTCCATCGGCCGTGCTCGCCATGCAGCAGGGAGCCTTCACCTACCTGCAGAAGCCGCTCGATCTCGGGCACCTGCGGGCCGCGGTCGAGAAGGCCTCGGAAGGGGTGCGGCTGCGCCGGCAGAACCTCGAACTCCAGCGCCGGCTCGACGAGAAGTTCGGCTTCGAGGGGGTGATCGGCTCCAGCCCGCAGATGCTCGCGCTCGTCGAGCGGTTGAAGCGGATCGCCCCCACCGACGCCACGGTCCTCATCCAGGGGGAGACCGGCACGGGCAAGGAGCTCGTCGCCCAGGCGATCCACCAGAACAGCCCGCGCAAGAACAAGCCCTTCGTGGCCCTCAACTGCGCCGCCCTGAGCGAGAATATCCTCGAGAGCGAGCTCTTCGGCCATGTCCGCGGTGCATTCACCGACGCCTCCAGCGACCGCATCGGGAAGTTCGAGTTCGCCAACGGCGGCACGCTGTTCCTCGACGAGGTCGGCGACATGCCGCTGGCCACGCAGATCAAGCTCCTGCGGGTCCTCGAGTCGGGCGAGATCACCCGGGTCGGCTCGAACACCCCGCTGCGGGTCAACGTCCGGATTGTGTCCGCCACCAACCGCAACCTCGAGGAGGCGATCACGGCGGGGTCGTTTCGCAGCGACCTGTACCACCGCCTCAAGGTCGTGACGATCGCGATTCCAACGCTGCGGGCGCGGACCGGCGACATTCCGTTGCTGATCGAGCACTTCGTGAAACAGTTCGCCCGGCGGCATGGCAAGACGATCAAGGGGATGTCGCTGGCGGCCCGCGTCCGGCTCGGGGCGTTTCCCTGGCCGGGCAACGTGCGCCAATTGCGGAATGTCGTCGAAAGCATGGTCGTGGTGGACATCGACGAGACGCTCGACGTCGATGACCTGCCGCTGGAGCTCGGCCCGGACCAGGCGGGGGGCGGGGCCGGCGAGGCCGTCGACGCGGCCGCCGCCATGGCCGGGTTTGTGGGGCGGCCGCTGAATGACATCGAGCGGCACTTCATCGCCGAGACCCTGAAGTTCACCGGCGGCAACCGCGAGCAGGCCGCCGAGTTTCTCGGCATCGGCGAGCGGACGCTGTACCGGAAGATCAAGGAATACGGGCTCTCCTGA